CCATAAAAAGGAGTATGTCAATATATATGATGTATAACTactagggttgtaaacggatcagatttggctcggatagtgctatatccgcatccgcatccgattagctatcgaacggattcgaatagcgctaaacggatacgaacacgaatatggatcggatattttatccgtttacatgtaaatatagcttttcagataactataacctatccgtatccgcatcggTTTAActttcggatagtgctaaatagatacggacatggatacagaaatggattttgactattcatttacacccctaataaCTACTATGATCCACATTGGTGGTTTTGTCCAAACAAGATATTATGATCGTATAATTGTGGAATGATGGGAATGGGTTATTTTATAAAGGTTGTACCACAATATGTCATTTTAAAATGTTAGAATACATGTATGTAAATTTGTTTtgcaaataaatgatttttaaaatcCACAGATTGATTCAACACCCTCCAAACATGCTCAAAAATAGAAAAGTCCAAGACAACTCACACTTTGAAGGATGACCCTCATATACATTACAGACCATTGACATTGGGCATTACCTGCTTTCAAGATATCTACCAACAATTTAGAATCAAACCTAAATGAAATCCTTCCAAAATTCGGCTCCATAAACAGTATTAATCTGCGATAAATAGCAAGAATCTCTATGCTAAGAACTGAACTCTCCTCCTTTACCAGCATAAGAAAATATGGGTAATCCATCATTGCACCTTGCAAGACAACCATAGGAAGCACTATTCTAATCAAGGGAACCATCATAAAATTTTGCCCCTTGTGCCGTATACTTGAGCTCATTCTTAAGATCTCCTCAAATACTTGAGATGTGAAATTACAATCAAAGAGGAAATGATTCATGCTTTCCATTCCAGCCCAATAAAAACAGCCAAAAGGAGCAACTTCGATTTTCTTCGTCCCCAATTGGTCAGTAGTGGATAAACCATTTACATGTGACAAATCGAGACTATTTTCTAGATATCCAATTATTTAAATTGCTACATTCTCTCTTCACATAGGTGAAATAAATGGCCTACTCGAATAGTCTCCTTAAATATATTAGTCTTAAAAAACTTTTGCCCTGTGAAGAGCAAATAAGAAGCTAACATTTTTGAGAGACACTAAACAAGCATTTTGATAGATGGCTATTTTGTTTGGGAGGGTGGGGGTGTGGGAGTAAGAGCAAAGGGcaagggaggagaagaaagatgttGGGGTCGGGGAGTGGGGGAGGAAGAACAGTGGGAGATATGAGAGAGTGAGGCCGGGGTTGAGAGACTTGGCCCTCATGGGCAAAGTTGAAATATATTCAATCTTCAATAGAAGGGTCTTGCTTGGTGTAACTACAGTTGGTTACACCAAGACAGCTTTGCTTGTGAAGGGTAAAGCTATTGGCTTGAAACCCTGACAATAGGGGGTATGTTGGGTAACAACAATTGGTTTTGTCTTCTCTATGATGAGTTTTTGTCTCTTGCATGCCACATAGGATGGGACAACTTATTGTCATCACCTTGGTTACACAGATATACCTTAAATAGAATTGGCTAAGAAGAAACCCCAAATATAatatgggtattttgggaaagagaaccTTACTTGTTCGCATGAGGTGCGTTTTCCCTGCACCTAGATATAGGGCTGTGTGAAATGACTGTTATGTCCTATAGAAAGGCAACAATGTCAGagggtgtggcggtcattttgcccggCCTCTAtaatttttctatattttaattataagaaagaattctctgtctaggagtgtggcctatgccagtactttcatgagtctatctctctcttcaattgaaaagacacctctacccccttgttttgaggaggagagagagataaacacatgggaatgctggcgtaggccacactctaagggtgtcaattgggatggTTCCCGGTATTCGGGACGGGTCCACACCGGTATCAGTACCAAAGGTtccaatcccagtaccgtcccatttagtaaacgggaccaaacctaagTCCCAGTCCCAATTATTAACGGGATAGAacggtaccggttcttaaacggttctaagGGAGAAGAACTTTAATGGTTCCGAGATGGTTCCATTATTAGAAAGCAACTTAGAGTACAAATCCAAGATGAATTTCATGGtattacttcttcaaactccctaagatcacatgtaagtTTCTGAAAATGAAGTCTAAGAATTAGTGAGGACAAACTACTGCCATATACCTTCAATACAATAACATTAAATAGACCCTTTGAAAGAGTACAAATGGTTTCGGTACCTAATCGGTATtggtaccattgggaatcccATCCCATCTATTActcggtaccaaaatcaaatcccaatACCGTCTCGTTTATTCATGGGACGGTCTGGTACCAGGTTTTAGCTGGACGGTTCCCGATTCTAGTCccaaattgacatccttaccacactcccagatagagaactacttccctttaattatttattgttgAGTCCTTAAAATTTCAAACATCTTGTACTATCCATCAGGAATATTTTAAGAATTATAACATAAAATAAAGGagcaaaaaatattattttcgaTTGGATTCGTAATGCTCTGTCCTAAATTTTCTCATGTGTAGTTAGGATTTTTCGTTTATAACTAGATCAGGATCCAGCTCCTCCCTGGCAAGCCCAGCGCCTAGGAGTGCTCAGTGgagcatccaacggctgagCTGTTGGACGTGCGTTGGGATGCATGCTAAACCCCATGCAGGTATACATTCCTGCGCACGCCTAAcagcccaaccattggatgcgTAACTGGGCACTCACTAGTTAGGAGGCTGGCtagagaggagcccaatccacTAGATAACCAGTTGATCAGATGGAATGACCAATGACCATCCTCTCCTCACGGATCCGGCTCCTCCCCAGGGCGTCTAGTGCCAAAGGACTGCCAAGGGGAGCATCCAAGAGCTGGGGtatgccacacacatcccaATGCATGCCTAGTCAATCATCAGGATGTGTGTTGCAcaacccaacggctggatgcccCCCAGACATTCCCTAGGCGCtgggctcctgaactcctcTCCTCACCACCACCCTAAAGTCTTACTCAACCGTGTCCACGAAACCTTTATATAAGAAATGGATAAGGAGTGTGGATGGGTGGTGCATataggagagggagagagagggagagagggagagagagagagagagggaatgggAAGAGGAACAACTATAATCAATTGTACATGCATGGGGTCTGCTCGTCTTAGTCTTCTTCCTTCTGAGAAGTTAAAAGATAAATAGAGACTAGAGACAACAGCACAATGGCAGCAGGGGCGGCGTCAATCTGCGGAACGCTGTTACCCATCAGTTCCGGGAAACctcggcggtggtggtggcggaaTAGTAATGATAATAATGTGAGTGTGGGAAGAAACATGATCAGCAGAGAGGGAAGGGGTGGATTGAGGATGAGAGTGaggtgtggtggtggtggtggtggaataGAAGATTTCATAGGAGGAGACCTGGTGAGACTGGACCTGGGGCGTTGGTTGGCGGACGTGGAAGAGCACAAGGCGTTGGCCATTTACACACCCCACGAGGGCGGCTACGAGGGACGCTACCTCACCAGGCTGAGGTACAAAGGCTACTATTTCTTGGAGCTCTCCGCCCGTGGCCTTGGCGATCCCGAGACCACCCTTACTAAGATCCACCCTGTTTGCCCTGTGAGAAAAATCCTTAatttccttattctttctttctttcgcTCTTCTAGTACTCTTTAGAGTCTTCTTCATTCAAGAGCCAAAGTGCTTAATTTCCTTTAATTTAGACAAACTAAAGAAAGTGAGAAATTGACTTGAAAGAAAATGATGGAGCAGGCTCACTTGGGAAAGCAGCCCATTGCCAGGTGGTATTTCCCACCGGAGGTCGATTACAGGCTCTCTTTGCTGCCTCCAAATGCCAAAGGCCTTGTCCTTTGGCTCATTGAAGCCAAGGTACATTTAACTAAATAAATCCttaacccctctctctctctctccctctctctctctctctctctctctctctgtctctcttatTTTGAACAGCTTTTATTCTATTTGTCTACACAGGTTTTGTCCAAAGCAGAATTGCAGTTCCTTGCCTTACTCCCTACTCTCCGACCCAAGGTCAGGGTCATCGCAGAATGTGGAAACTGGTATGCTTTTTCCTttcaaaaaccaaaatagaGAAACCCAAAAAGAATCAGTTGGTTGGGTTTctgcaattaaaaaaaga
The nucleotide sequence above comes from Telopea speciosissima isolate NSW1024214 ecotype Mountain lineage chromosome 3, Tspe_v1, whole genome shotgun sequence. Encoded proteins:
- the LOC122654221 gene encoding NAD(P)H-quinone oxidoreductase subunit N, chloroplastic — encoded protein: MAAGAASICGTLLPISSGKPRRWWWRNSNDNNVSVGRNMISREGRGGLRMRVRCGGGGGGIEDFIGGDLVRLDLGRWLADVEEHKALAIYTPHEGGYEGRYLTRLRYKGYYFLELSARGLGDPETTLTKIHPVCPAHLGKQPIARWYFPPEVDYRLSLLPPNAKGLVLWLIEAKVLSKAELQFLALLPTLRPKVRVIAECGNWRKFMWKPLKEISGLTPQEATTTTQA